One genomic segment of Catalinimonas alkaloidigena includes these proteins:
- a CDS encoding redoxin domain-containing protein has protein sequence MKKLQLLLLFFILSSYASAQEKHAEPETLEPGAKAPDFNLKGIDGQMHSLSEYDDADVLAILFTCNHCPTAQAYEQRVIDLVNDYQDESFQLIGISSNAPDAISLSELGYTDLSDTYEEMKIRAEEMNYNFPYLYDGDDQAAALQYGPVATPHIFIFDKNRSLSYVGRLDASEKPGTANAEDARQAIDELLAGKEVSTPQTKTFGCSIKWGWKDEWVQKQLDAWAAEEVSIEPIGTEGIQQLIANDSDKLRLINVWATWCGPCVMEFPEFIEIDRMYRGRDFEFISISADKPDKQDKALAFLKKQEASNKNYIFNTDDKYALIEAIDPEWQGALPYTILVEPGGKIVYSQQGTIDPLEMKKAIVENQYIGRYY, from the coding sequence ATGAAAAAGCTACAGCTGTTACTTTTATTTTTTATTTTGAGTTCATATGCCTCTGCACAGGAAAAGCATGCAGAACCCGAAACACTGGAGCCGGGTGCAAAAGCGCCGGACTTTAACCTCAAAGGTATTGACGGTCAGATGCACAGTCTTTCTGAATATGATGATGCGGATGTGCTGGCTATCCTATTTACCTGTAACCACTGTCCTACGGCACAGGCCTATGAGCAGCGTGTAATTGATCTGGTTAATGATTATCAGGATGAAAGTTTTCAACTGATAGGCATTTCTTCCAATGCGCCGGATGCCATCAGCCTTTCAGAATTGGGCTACACCGACCTGAGCGATACCTATGAGGAAATGAAAATCAGGGCAGAAGAAATGAATTACAACTTCCCTTATCTATATGACGGAGATGATCAGGCGGCGGCGCTTCAATATGGCCCGGTAGCGACTCCTCATATCTTCATTTTTGATAAAAACCGTAGCCTCAGCTATGTGGGCAGGCTGGATGCTTCAGAAAAACCCGGTACTGCCAATGCAGAGGATGCCCGACAGGCCATAGACGAGTTACTGGCAGGAAAAGAAGTTTCTACGCCTCAAACCAAAACTTTTGGCTGCTCCATCAAGTGGGGCTGGAAAGACGAGTGGGTACAGAAGCAACTGGATGCCTGGGCTGCAGAAGAAGTAAGTATAGAACCCATCGGTACGGAGGGTATTCAGCAGCTTATTGCCAATGACTCAGATAAGCTGCGCCTGATCAATGTGTGGGCTACCTGGTGCGGACCCTGTGTGATGGAGTTTCCTGAGTTCATAGAAATAGACCGGATGTATCGCGGCCGCGATTTCGAGTTTATCTCTATCAGTGCGGACAAGCCTGATAAGCAGGACAAAGCACTGGCTTTCCTGAAGAAACAGGAAGCTTCCAACAAAAACTATATCTTTAATACCGACGATAAATACGCTTTGATAGAAGCGATTGACCCGGAATGGCAGGGAGCCTTGCCCTATACTATTCTGGTGGAGCCGGGAGGCAAAATCGTATACAGCCAGCAGGGTACGATTGATCCGCTGGAAATGAAAAAAGCGATCGTGGAGAACCAGTATATTGGGCGTTACTACTAA
- a CDS encoding retropepsin-like aspartic protease: MKRFFALMLLSALCSAQMTFAQVSPIKIKKLNSKPIVEAKLNGKKAYFLLDTGSDITVLHDENAKHFDFKIKRMVSPQRVAGIHGNVNNMNRAYGLKLELGDLPIKIPFFTYDLSSVIQAIHSSTLLRISGIIGSDVMIKYGFIIDYKEELVHMESPTMATVAQADVDQTNYR; the protein is encoded by the coding sequence ATGAAAAGATTTTTTGCCTTAATGCTGCTTTCAGCCCTGTGCAGCGCACAGATGACATTTGCCCAGGTGTCTCCAATAAAAATAAAAAAGCTGAATAGTAAACCCATAGTGGAAGCTAAACTCAATGGAAAGAAAGCCTACTTTCTGCTGGATACGGGATCTGATATAACCGTATTGCATGATGAAAATGCTAAACACTTTGATTTTAAGATCAAGCGCATGGTAAGCCCGCAAAGGGTAGCGGGCATTCATGGAAATGTCAACAATATGAATCGTGCATATGGTCTCAAGCTTGAGTTGGGAGACTTACCCATCAAAATACCTTTTTTTACTTATGATCTTAGCTCGGTAATTCAGGCGATTCATAGCAGCACACTGCTAAGAATCAGTGGAATCATAGGCTCAGATGTAATGATCAAATACGGGTTTATAATAGACTACAAAGAAGAGCTTGTCCATATGGAGAGCCCAACTATGGCTACCGTAGCACAGGCTGATGTGGATCAGACTAATTACAGGTAA
- a CDS encoding quinone oxidoreductase family protein: MQKIVFNQSGAAKEVLELKEIPTPEVKAGQVGIRVKSASVNPADVLFIQGQYGLKPKFPDSPVGMEGAGEIDKIGTGIGDGIELFKGMRVAFATLGSWSDYVVVPASSVMPLPKNVSWEEGAQFFVNPFTALAMLEDVNLKKGDWLLLTAAYAALNKIVIRIARERGIKTICTVRRDEQVDALHMLGAEAVIHTEKDQLTERVHALTNGRGVQACFESVGGELCEQAINCMGHGGKMLIYGVLSGKPTSLNGGLMIFKELNIKGFWLSRWMQESSTSTKARLSSELYQLAKNNVIPLEAGATFPLKQAAKAVEYSQKSGKSGKAIITCN; this comes from the coding sequence ATGCAAAAAATTGTATTCAACCAAAGCGGAGCAGCTAAAGAAGTACTGGAACTTAAAGAAATACCTACTCCCGAAGTAAAAGCCGGCCAGGTAGGTATCCGGGTAAAATCCGCTTCGGTCAATCCCGCTGATGTACTCTTCATACAAGGGCAATATGGCCTCAAACCTAAGTTTCCCGACAGTCCGGTGGGTATGGAAGGTGCCGGAGAAATTGATAAAATCGGTACGGGCATAGGTGATGGCATTGAACTTTTTAAAGGCATGCGAGTGGCCTTCGCTACACTGGGGAGCTGGTCAGATTATGTGGTAGTTCCGGCGTCGTCTGTTATGCCTCTACCCAAAAACGTAAGCTGGGAGGAAGGGGCCCAGTTTTTTGTAAATCCTTTTACGGCGCTGGCTATGCTGGAAGACGTAAATCTGAAGAAAGGGGACTGGCTGTTGCTCACCGCCGCTTACGCTGCGCTTAACAAAATAGTGATCAGAATCGCTAGAGAAAGGGGGATTAAAACAATTTGTACCGTTCGCAGAGATGAGCAGGTGGATGCGCTACATATGTTGGGCGCCGAGGCGGTCATCCATACCGAAAAGGATCAGCTCACTGAAAGAGTGCATGCGCTTACTAACGGAAGAGGCGTACAGGCCTGCTTTGAATCAGTAGGTGGCGAACTCTGTGAGCAGGCGATAAACTGCATGGGGCATGGAGGTAAAATGCTTATTTACGGTGTGCTCAGTGGAAAACCTACTTCCCTGAATGGTGGCCTGATGATCTTTAAAGAGCTTAACATAAAAGGCTTCTGGCTGTCCCGGTGGATGCAGGAGAGCAGCACCTCCACCAAGGCCCGGCTTAGCAGCGAATTATACCAACTTGCCAAAAACAACGTGATCCCATTAGAAGCCGGAGCTACCTTTCCATTAAAACAGGCTGCTAAAGCGGTTGAATATAGCCAGAAAAGTGGCAAGTCTGGTAAGGCTATTATTACCTGTAATTAG